A window of bacterium genomic DNA:
CGCGATTTGCAGGAGGCCGCCGCCGTGATGAAGGTCCGGGGTTGGATGCGCTGGCGCACGCTCATCCTCCCGGCGATCTTCCCATATTTGGTCACGGGAGGGATCACGGCGCAGGGCGGGGCGTTCAACGCGTCGATTGTGTCCGAGTACGTGTCCTTTGAGGGGAAGACGCTGCAAACCATCGGATTGGGCGCGCTGGTGACGGCAGCCGCGAACAACGGAGACTACCCGCTCCTGGCGTCGTCGACGGTGGCGATGGGGCTCATCGTGGTGGTCGTGAACCGGTTGTTGTGGCGACGCGCCGCGCGCCTCGCGGAGGAACGTTACCACGTGTGAGGCGAATCGAGGGACCTGACGGCGCCCGAACCGGGCATGCTGGAGGAGCGTGACGCATGGTCATCAGCACTCCCCCCACGGTCCTGGTGGACACAAAAGACGTGACCGTCGCGTATGGACGGCCGGGTGGGGGACAGATCACCGTCCTGGATCGGATCGAGCTGCAGGTCCGGGCCGGCGAGATCCTCGCGCTGCTGGGCCCCTCTGGCTGCGGGAAGTCGACGTTGCTGCGGGTCCTGGCGGGCCTGCTGCGCCCCACGACCGGCACCGTCCGGTATCGCGGCAAACCCCTCGACGGGCCGAACCCGGGCGTCGCCATGGTATTTCAGACGTTCGCGCTGTTCCCGTGGCTGACCGTCCTGGACAACGTGGAGCTGGGGCTCAAGGCGGCCGGCGCCGCACCGGCGCAATGCCGCGAACGGGCGGTCGCCGTGATCGACCTGATCGGTCTGGACGGCTTTGAATCGGCGTTCCCGAAAGAGTTGTCGGGAGGCATGCGGCAGCGTGTCGGCTTCGCCCGCGCGCTCGCGGTCGAACCGGACATGCTCCTGATGGACGAACCCTTCTCCGCCCTCGACCCGCTCACCGCCGAAAACCTGCGCACGGACCTGCTGGAGCTGTGGCTGAAGCGCCGCTTCCCCACCCGCGCGATCGTGATCGTGACGCACAGCATCGAGGAAGCCGTGTTCATGGCCGACCGCATCATCGTGCTCGCCGCCAATCCGGCGCGCATTGTCGACGAGGTTCGGCCCGAGCTGCCGCACTGGCGCGACCGGCGATCCCCACAGTTCCAACGCATCGTCGAGCGCGTATACGAGCTGCTCACCGGAGACCGGTCGCGGCGCCTCGAACACCTGAAACCGCTGATTCCCCGCCTCCCGGATGCACCCGTGGGGCTGATCATCGGCCTCGTGGAGCTCGTGCACGATCAGGGCGGCAAAGCGGACCTCGCACGCGTGGGCGCCGAACTGCACTTCGACGTCGAGGACCTGCTGCCCGCCGTGGAAGCCGCGGAGCTGCTGGGGTTCGCGGTCGCCACGGCCGGAGATCTCGAGCTGACCGACCACGGCAACGCGCTCGCGAGCGCGACCGTCCAGGAGAAGAAGGAAATATTCCGCCTGGCCCTGCTGGCCAAGGTCAATCCCGCCCAGGAGATCGTGCACCAGCTTACCGAGCGCGAGGACCACCGCATGTCCGCGGAGGGTATCCTGGACGAACTGGAGCGTCATTTCAGCTTCGAGGAGGCGCGCCGACAGCTGAACGTCCTGGTCGGGTGGGGGCGGTACGCGGAAGCGTACGCGTTCGACGAGATCTCCGAC
This region includes:
- a CDS encoding nitrate/sulfonate/bicarbonate ABC transporter ATP-binding protein, giving the protein MVISTPPTVLVDTKDVTVAYGRPGGGQITVLDRIELQVRAGEILALLGPSGCGKSTLLRVLAGLLRPTTGTVRYRGKPLDGPNPGVAMVFQTFALFPWLTVLDNVELGLKAAGAAPAQCRERAVAVIDLIGLDGFESAFPKELSGGMRQRVGFARALAVEPDMLLMDEPFSALDPLTAENLRTDLLELWLKRRFPTRAIVIVTHSIEEAVFMADRIIVLAANPARIVDEVRPELPHWRDRRSPQFQRIVERVYELLTGDRSRRLEHLKPLIPRLPDAPVGLIIGLVELVHDQGGKADLARVGAELHFDVEDLLPAVEAAELLGFAVATAGDLELTDHGNALASATVQEKKEIFRLALLAKVNPAQEIVHQLTEREDHRMSAEGILDELERHFSFEEARRQLNVLVGWGRYAEAYAFDEISDDLFLEDVNEPPAAASAGN